GTAGCCCGGAAGTGAAGGAGTGGTAACGTCATGACGTCAGCGTGCAGGTGGATGTGACAGCTGGGAGCCAATCAAATTAGACTACAAAAATAAGGAGTCAAAAACTACATTAACACTCATCCAGGAAGATGAAAATACAGAATTAACCatgacttttaatttatttttattttatctatttatttatttatttatttatttatttatttatttatgtcgTCACAATCAAAAATGTGATTGATCATGTAccaccttcatcatcctcatcatcacagtGCTGATCAGGTTTAGGGTGATTCTTCTGATCTATCCCATAATATCCACCagcctctgtttgtttgtttgtttgtcctgatGTTTGTGTCTCCATGTCTTCAGGTGACCTCACCCAACCTCTGAGCGTGATCAGCCAATCCCGTGCCTCTCctgagtgatgatgatgtcgtCATAGCGATGACCGGGTCGAGCAGGAATTTGAGCTCGCCGTCGTTtgtcgacctttgacctcctgtgGGTTTAAAAATGGAGCACTGCTTGACGGACGGAGGGAAAGGAGACTTGAGGAATTCTGGGAATTTCAGGAAGGCGTGCGTGTGAGCGcgtcctgtgattggctgagccgGATCGCGGTTGGGAGGAGCGAGTTGAACGCCATTGGAGGATGGAGCAGGACTTCACACAGTAGCTCCGCCTCCCCCCGGTGACCTGTCGTGAACTCTTCGTCGCACTAGCATGAACTAGCGTCTGCTAACAACAGACAAACGCGAGCAGGGAATTCTGACCCGCCTTCGTTCCCCTTCCACCACGCCGGTCAGCCACGCCCTTCGGCGGCCACGCCCCCAAACATGGCCGCCACAGGGAGGAAGCACCTGGTGAGAGACTTCAACCACTTCATCACCTGTTACCTGTGTCGGGGCTACCTGATCAAACCCACCACCGTCACCGAGTGCCTGCACACCTGTGAGTGGGGGGGGTCATGAaggatgatgatagtgatgaagatgaggatgatctttatgttgatgatgatgatgatgatgatagtgatgatgatgatgatctttatgttgatgatgatgatgatgacagtgatgatgatgataatgatgatgatgatagggatgatgatgatgatgataatgatgatgatgatgacagtaatgatgatggtgataatgatgatagggatgatgatgatgatgatgatagggatgatgataatgatgatgatctttatgttgatgatgatgataatgatgatgatgatgatagggatgatgatgatgataatcatgatgatgatgatgatagggatgatgattatgattttGATgagtgataatgatgatgatgatgataatgatgatgatgatgatgatgatagggatgatgatgatagagatgatgatgatgatgatgatgatgatgatgcttccTACAGTCTGTAAGAGCTGCATCGTCCAGCACTTTGAGGAGAGTAACGACTGTCCTAAATGTGGGATCCAGGTCCACGAGACCAACCCGCTGGAGATGCTCAGGTACACGCCCACCGCCTGCTGATTGGCCATTATTTGAGCTCTCCTCTTTCTGGCTCCACCTACTGGTCTTCCCTCCCTCCACatcccctcacctcctcctcctcctcctcttcctctcctcaggtTGGACAACACCCTGGAGGAGATCATCTTCAAGCTGGTGCCAGGACTCCGAGAAAGTGAGTCGGACGGTTTCACCCGTTTCTCTCTGTCCTGAATCCATCCGAtgcctcttcatcatcttcttcttcctccccagaggaggagcagcaggagctggaCTTCTGGAAGAAGAACCAACCCAAAGCCAACGTccagggtgaggaagaggaggaagaggaggagctgtgAGATGAACGACATGAGTTCAGCTCGGAAAAACCGGACGTTTGTCTCCCTGCAGAGAACTTGAGGTGTCAGCGATTCGGTCTCCCTGACGACCGAGGCGACGACGGTGAGGATGGCGAGGACGCTGCTGATGAAGACTACCACCGGAGCGACCCCCAGATCGCCATCTGCCTGGACTGCCTGAGGAACACGGGGCAGGCGGGGGAGCGCAGCGTCACGGTGGGTCCGCGTCGGCCGCCGCGCCCGTGAAGCTTTCACTTCCTGATCGGCCCcgccctcttcttcctctcccctccccccctcaggATCTGATGAAGAGGTTCATCCGCTGCTCCAGCCGCGTTACCGTGGGAACCATCAAGAAGTTCCTCAGCCTCAAGCTGAAGCTGCCCAGTTCCTACGAGGTACggaccaacaggaagtgacgccATCAACACCCTGTCGAAAgcgtccaatcagaacgcgACCTGTTAGCATTGAAGTTCCACCCATTAACCCCAACAAACTAAAggaaaattgattgattgattgatcgattctAGTATTCGGTGACTCACTGAAgactttgaacacacacacacacacacacacacacacactccgtgtTCAGTTTCTTCAGgtctgaaatctttttttttcaggttttttagaactttttttttaggtttttatgtttataattttatgttgttgttgttgttttttattttattttgtttttccaagtaaaactttttgtttttcatgtttcagcTCGACGTTCTGTGTAACGGAGAGATTATGGGTCGCGACCACACTCTGGAGTTCATCTACATGACCCGCTGGAGGCTGCATGGAGAGaacgtaagtgtgtgtgtgtgtgtgtgtgtgtgtgtgtgtgtgtgtgtgtgtgtgtgtgtgtgtgtgtgtgtgtgtgtgtgtgtgtgtgtgtgtgtgtttctttcctataatgttttttttttgttttatattctctagtttttgtttattttttactctcatgatattttgtttgtttttagtctcatgttgttgttgttgtttttttactctgatgatgttttgtgtgtttttattctcataatttgtttatattctcagattatttttatttgtttttactgtcatgatattttgtttgtgtttattctcatgatttttttgtttgtatttattttattttacttttttattctcatgttattttatttgtttttactctcatgatggttttggggttttttttgttttttattctcatgatctttttattttgtcttgtcTTTACTCTCATGTGTTTAACGCTTGTCGTGTTTTCCCGGTTCTCCTCAGACGTACCCGATGGTTCTGGAGTACCGGCCGCGGATCGACTTTGGATGAACCAAAGCTGCAAGGAAACAACCCTAtgccacgcccacacacacacacacacacacacacacacacacacacacagagacacacacagataatcaGCAGGTAGGGTAAACAAACAGCCCGTTGTGTGCTGAGACAGGTGGAGGTGTATTTTTGTACAGCCGCTGAGCGTCGTCACGGCGACGAGTTTTTCTGCTCCCTAGAATAATTTATGCTCTGATATTCTGAACGTTTGTTTCTGTGCCTACAAACCGTTCACTTCTTGATCTCCTCTGCGCCCGTCCGATAGATTAAACGTTGATTTTCTACTGTTCATGTTTGTTCGTAtgatttattattgatcagctgatcggcTCCTCCCATCGGTgactttacttcctgtttgttttttgttttttaaatcgctcaaacaaacaaacaaaccatcagGGGTAAAAACTCTCCTGGTCGTTTTCTGCCTCTATTTTAAACTGTTGTCGGGTAAAGTTTCATCACAGCTGAGCGACACCAGAGCAGATAAACAcctctggggggggcgggggggcagcATGGGGGGGTGAACATGATCTTCAGTGTCAGTTTGGTGTTTACACCTCAGAGACGTTCACTCTGAACCACCAATACCTGTCAACACACgcccaacgtgtgtgtgtgtgtgtgtgtgtgtgtgtgtgtgtgtgtgtgtgtgtgtgtgtgcgtgtgtgtgtgatcacaaaTCAGCTTCTTTTATACTTacatggtcacatgactcacaacactgatgacatcacacagtgtGAAGCTCACGGTCACTTTGACTTGCAGTCGTGGTTCGGTGTTGAGCGTCCAATCGGATTAGGACACTCAATCTGATTGGACGACTAGTCTGATTTAATGGCCAATCAGATTGGACGGTTACCGATCAAGCAAACACAGATCGTCTTTTCTAAATAcgaaaaaataacacaaattatCAACAAACATGGATCCGCGTCACATGACGCACGTCTCTGGTTGTTTCCATGACGACCAGCATCAGGCGGTGAAGTTGCCCGACTTTCTTATTTGACTGACGGAAACCTGAGAACGTGGTTGGCCGTTAACGACTGGCAGGCTGTTGATGAGGCGTCCAGCTGCTCGTAAACCAAAAGCGCTGGCGCTCCGGCGGGGGTGAACCCTTTACGAGTCGTGCCAAAGATTCTGTTATTGATGCTTTCGCTGTCGTCATGCCGTAAATCAACTCGgctgcttctgattggacggagTCGGGACTCCCTGCTTCCTCCGTTGTCGTGGCAATAGTTGTACGGGTGGGGTGagctctcagccaatcacagctctcTATTCTGGTCCCTCCAAAGATGGCGTGAAGAGCCGATTTAAATTAGCTTCATACCACATTCCACAGctgtagccccgcccccgcTGCAACACGTTAGCCGTGAccaggacacgcccccccccactccgGCTGGGCGACGACGCCCATTTTTGGGAATGGGATGCGACCCAGAACGGGACGATGACACATGGAGATGCCTGAGATGTGACGGCGCGCCTGCAGACGGgctgcaggtcagaggtcgcCCACGTTTAACTGTGTCAGAGACGAGGCCTTCCTATTGGCCGATTGGggtttgtttctgtgtctgatcagtacaaacatcaaacacaagaatGCCGTCCAATCACAGACCTTCGTCATTGATTATTGAATTATTGACGACAAacgataaataataatagtttgaTTCTTAGCAGCTTAACAGAACGTTAAAGGAGCAGAATGTGACTTTCATCGATATAAGCCACGCCCATCGACATCCTCGTGACCTGTGGTCGTCATGACAACACATCAGCCACAACCGGCTGCGGGGATGTCCTCCTGTTTTCCTGAAGGTGTCGCTGGAGGACAGGAAATGGAGGCGGCGGCTCAGACAGAACCTCTGTGGGccttcctgattggctgacggctCCCAGAGACCTCCCACCAAACCCTGACGTCCAATGAGACGAAGGTGTTTGACGGCGCGGCATCGTTTTCTCCTGACTCATAACAAAGGTCTCAGACGGGACAGGAAACAGCTGGTCTAGCCGTTACCATGGAGACGCATTTATCATATCAGGTGGGGAAAGCAAGTCGGTTGTTTAaatagtttaaataaagttacagGAGGGGCGGCGACATCACcctggctccacccaccaggaCGCCTGTGTGGCCATCAGAGAGGCGATTGGATGACAGGTGAGAGGGaaaattcatttgttatttattataataaatattatttaataattaataatatacagtgtacattaatataaataatataattatatatttaataagattaacatatataaaaatattaatatatttaataattaagtcattaatattaataatatttattattcatttatttcattttgtatttgttttgattAATTTCCCATAATTCCCTCAGCCAATGGGACATCAGTGAGAGATCATGTGATCAGAATCTGATCATTAGGCCTCTAGGTGGAGGGGGTCACaaaagagggagggaaagacCGCCCCCTTATGGGGATGAACACATCCATCCCAGgatagtgatgtcatcatgtggatgatgacatcatgatgacatcatcgccgtGTGAAATGCACATTTAATTCTTTGTCCTGcaaacaaatgtgtttaaagATGAAGGGATGTTTGTTTGCTAAACCTTCATGTTGTTGACAAACAACACATCCAGGACTTGTTGTCACCTGACCTGGAGCTGCGTTCCTATTGGTCGGTTGTTGTTTCGCTTCTTCTTCCTGTCAGATTCTTTCCCTCCACAACTCAGATGAACTGGAGTAACCTCTGCCACCCGccagcagggtgtgtgtgtgtgtgtgtgtgtgtgtgtgtgtgtgtgtgtgtgtgtgtgtgtgtgtgtgtgtgtgtgtgtgtgtgtgttccagatgTTCTCTCTCACTCGCCCACGGTTTGGGGGGCGTGGCTGTGAGTCGGTCCAGAtcttcctccttcagctcctcatcAGTTCaaacttcaaacacacacacacacacacacacacacacacacacacacacacacacacacacactgaatgctCCATAAATGGCCTGAAGTTCAATTCTGAGTCTGCAGAATCAAACCGGATGAAGATCTCAACActtcctgtcaaaataaaagtccttctgatgaaggaaaaacacaaaataaatgttagtAAATGAAGTTAATCCATTgcagtttattaatttatttatttacgtcATAGTTTATAGTTTGTTTGGGATGAAATTTATTCATAATGTGATTTGAGTaacctttaaaataaacatcctGATTTCATCGTTTGTATTAAATTTGTTTCACAGTAAAAACTGTTTGTTGGCGtcaaaaatcacacaaatatattttttaattagttttaaatTTCTCTGAAACAAAATATGACGTCACTtacaattttacaattaatcCACATTAGAATTAATTACTGTGAATCTACTTGTTGATTTCGCGTCGgatatttatttcatcacattttccTATTTTCTTTGCGTTAAATCCCTCTGAACGTgaaccctcctcctcttcctccccctcttcctccctcctctccctccctcctcttcctccctcctcttcctccctcctcatccttgGCTCCCGgggcccctcctcctccaaacATGGCGCCGACCCTCGGAGTCGCTCCTTCGCCGACGGACGACGCAGAGCAGGAGGTGAGGAGAACCCCGACCCGCGGCTCGCAGCTCCTCCGGACCGACTGTTAGAACCCCCTCCGGCCGACC
This is a stretch of genomic DNA from Antennarius striatus isolate MH-2024 chromosome 11, ASM4005453v1, whole genome shotgun sequence. It encodes these proteins:
- the LOC137603574 gene encoding polycomb group RING finger protein 5-B-like — its product is MAATGRKHLVRDFNHFITCYLCRGYLIKPTTVTECLHTFCKSCIVQHFEESNDCPKCGIQVHETNPLEMLRLDNTLEEIIFKLVPGLREKEEQQELDFWKKNQPKANVQENLRCQRFGLPDDRGDDGEDGEDAADEDYHRSDPQIAICLDCLRNTGQAGERSVTDLMKRFIRCSSRVTVGTIKKFLSLKLKLPSSYELDVLCNGEIMGRDHTLEFIYMTRWRLHGENTYPMVLEYRPRIDFG